From Weissella diestrammenae, a single genomic window includes:
- a CDS encoding LysM peptidoglycan-binding domain-containing protein, translating into MSQQDPNQEKPWDASFEEQDVVKKYSRTANRKKTKRVSLVVGLLLTIILILSFIPVFNYLKELNKPAQTTAVASLSENSTTTSTSKVEKNNSSSKKAASKKDEAKKAASEKAASEKAASEKAASDSEKAASEAAQNTVKLELPSGRPTLFGFAAEHNVSVSDLYNLNPGLTADNYTSWIGKDVKIK; encoded by the coding sequence ATGAGTCAGCAAGATCCAAATCAAGAGAAGCCATGGGATGCATCATTTGAAGAACAAGATGTTGTCAAAAAATATTCACGTACAGCAAATCGTAAGAAAACAAAGCGAGTGAGTCTTGTCGTTGGGTTGTTACTAACGATTATTTTGATATTGTCATTTATTCCGGTCTTTAATTATCTTAAAGAGTTGAATAAACCTGCACAGACAACAGCAGTCGCTTCATTATCAGAAAATTCGACAACGACATCAACATCAAAGGTTGAAAAGAATAATTCAAGTTCGAAAAAAGCGGCTTCTAAGAAGGATGAAGCTAAAAAGGCAGCGTCAGAAAAAGCGGCCTCAGAGAAGGCTGCTTCAGAGAAAGCAGCGTCGGATTCAGAAAAAGCAGCTTCTGAAGCCGCTCAAAATACAGTTAAGTTAGAATTACCGTCTGGTCGACCAACTTTGTTTGGCTTTGCGGCTGAACATAATGTATCGGTTTCTGATTTGTACAATTTAAATCCAGGGTTAACGGCAGATAATTATACTTCATGGATTGGTAAAGACGTAAAAATCAAGTAG
- a CDS encoding HU family DNA-binding protein, translating to MANKQDLINKVAEAGFSKKDATTAVDATFAAIQEELTAGEKVQLIGFGTFEVRTRAARKGRNPQTNEEIDIPASKIPAFKPGKGLKDAVK from the coding sequence ATGGCTAACAAGCAAGACTTGATCAACAAGGTAGCAGAAGCAGGTTTCTCAAAGAAGGATGCAACTACTGCAGTTGATGCAACTTTCGCAGCGATTCAAGAAGAATTGACTGCTGGAGAAAAGGTTCAATTGATCGGTTTCGGAACTTTCGAAGTACGTACACGTGCTGCTCGTAAGGGTCGTAACCCACAAACTAACGAAGAAATTGATATCCCAGCATCAAAGATTCCAGCTTTCAAGCCTGGTAAGGGATTGAAGGACGCCGTTAAGTAA
- a CDS encoding helix-turn-helix domain-containing protein, translating into MMETFLLTLFHQSQPRRARVLYGLLRNQMTVSTNYHGLRYDLLYLINIWPKLSREKYNQAINRLVQTQYIQEIAPGQFIRTSLGQQMMLSQQSKHYTLQNKHELFVADVIGFREVFLLANQVVSESAYHNSTYYPLPSSLLTQQLVKRWYQQNRSTDMGVTWVDALQTFLQTRLESDADNLVASWPGHQIPGRVFEQLNFDENWSRLDYRLWELDQYAALSHFLRESKLSPLKALWLPFSQRQLMSQSMQQTYQEFMQGASIELIVRNRGLKVSTVREHLLSAAIMVPLKAFDYLRFYDKKTYQWLNDNLQGSIDNWNYEAVHQQNASLDFFQFRLYCIQQTKVDR; encoded by the coding sequence ATGATGGAAACCTTTTTGTTAACGTTATTTCATCAATCACAACCACGACGAGCACGAGTTCTATATGGGCTATTGCGGAATCAGATGACTGTTTCGACGAACTATCATGGCTTAAGATACGACTTATTATATTTGATAAATATTTGGCCGAAATTATCGCGTGAGAAATATAATCAGGCAATCAATCGTTTAGTACAGACACAATATATTCAAGAAATTGCGCCTGGCCAATTCATCCGTACATCATTAGGACAACAGATGATGTTGAGTCAGCAATCCAAACACTATACGCTTCAAAATAAACATGAATTATTTGTCGCAGACGTTATTGGTTTTCGTGAGGTGTTTTTATTAGCTAATCAAGTTGTTTCAGAGTCAGCCTACCATAATTCAACTTATTATCCCTTACCAAGCTCATTATTGACGCAACAACTGGTTAAACGTTGGTATCAGCAAAATCGATCGACAGATATGGGGGTTACTTGGGTTGACGCGTTGCAGACATTCTTGCAGACTCGACTAGAGAGCGATGCTGATAATTTGGTCGCTAGTTGGCCTGGACATCAAATTCCTGGCCGTGTCTTTGAACAGCTGAATTTTGATGAGAATTGGTCGCGATTAGATTATCGCCTTTGGGAGTTAGATCAGTATGCAGCACTAAGCCATTTTTTGCGTGAATCAAAGTTGTCGCCGTTAAAGGCGCTTTGGTTACCGTTTAGTCAACGTCAATTAATGTCACAATCGATGCAGCAAACTTATCAAGAATTCATGCAAGGGGCATCCATTGAGTTGATTGTGAGAAATCGGGGGTTGAAAGTCAGTACTGTGCGCGAACATTTACTTTCGGCGGCCATTATGGTGCCGTTAAAAGCATTTGATTATCTGCGCTTTTATGATAAAAAAACGTATCAATGGCTTAATGATAATTTGCAGGGGTCAATTGATAACTGGAATTACGAAGCTGTACATCAACAAAATGCCAGTCTTGATTTCTTTCAATTCAGATTATATTGTATTCAACAAACAAAGGTGGATCGTTGA
- a CDS encoding RecQ family ATP-dependent DNA helicase codes for MTQKNDLRRILNARFGFDQFKTGQAEILEALIAGKNTLAVLPTGGGKSLIYQMMGAIRPGLVIIVSPLLSLMQDQVVRLNYAGEQQVIAFNSNLSHAERHYVLSNLARYHYLFISPEMLGEATVLRALQKVMINLLVVDEAHTIVSWGPDFRPEYLNLPKIHQSLKQPQLLLLTATATVEMQKEMLQPFHLSKATLFHYQQSVNRENIYLRTEHVPDEAAKQARLLALVKALQGPGIIYFSSRRMATKMAHWLAQMTGLTVMSYHAGLDQHDRYRIQHQFMQGQVDVITATSAFGMGIDKGDIRYVIHYHLSTDLTAYLQEFGRAGRDGKVAVAILLYATGDESLAYAMLAATIPSTQVLSHWINHQHTNEMLSQQQHELLAFYQKQGQSDQQIATILEQRRQSRQADINEMATYAQLSTGLRRFILTHYEDVPGEVLQFESSDGDWQPAMIGLAQTEVKHQIDKKNRGWQLQMNQLFNIK; via the coding sequence ATGACACAAAAAAATGATTTACGACGAATTTTAAATGCCCGTTTTGGATTTGATCAATTTAAAACGGGGCAGGCAGAAATCTTAGAAGCCTTGATTGCTGGGAAAAATACTTTGGCCGTATTACCAACGGGTGGCGGGAAAAGCTTAATTTATCAGATGATGGGAGCTATTCGGCCAGGATTAGTGATTATTGTCAGCCCGCTATTATCACTGATGCAAGATCAGGTGGTGCGATTAAATTATGCTGGTGAACAGCAAGTCATTGCATTTAACTCAAATTTATCACATGCTGAACGACACTATGTATTATCAAATTTGGCGCGCTATCATTATTTGTTTATTTCACCAGAAATGCTGGGTGAGGCAACAGTTTTAAGGGCTCTACAAAAGGTGATGATTAATTTGTTAGTTGTTGATGAAGCACATACAATTGTGAGTTGGGGACCGGATTTTCGACCAGAATATTTGAATTTACCCAAAATACATCAATCATTAAAGCAACCACAATTGCTCTTGTTGACAGCGACCGCAACTGTTGAGATGCAAAAAGAGATGCTGCAACCATTTCATTTATCAAAAGCGACACTTTTTCATTATCAACAATCGGTTAATCGAGAAAATATCTATTTAAGAACAGAACATGTACCTGATGAGGCCGCTAAACAAGCACGCCTGTTGGCGTTAGTTAAGGCATTGCAGGGCCCAGGTATTATTTATTTTTCGTCACGCCGTATGGCAACAAAAATGGCACATTGGTTGGCACAAATGACCGGTCTGACCGTCATGAGTTATCATGCAGGTCTAGATCAACACGACCGATATCGTATTCAACATCAATTTATGCAGGGACAAGTTGACGTGATAACAGCAACTTCTGCATTTGGGATGGGGATTGATAAAGGGGATATTCGCTATGTGATTCATTATCATTTGAGTACTGATTTAACGGCTTATTTACAAGAGTTCGGTCGAGCGGGTCGTGATGGCAAAGTAGCAGTTGCAATTTTGTTGTATGCAACTGGTGATGAATCGTTGGCATATGCCATGTTAGCAGCGACGATTCCGTCTACACAAGTGCTGAGTCATTGGATTAACCATCAGCATACAAATGAGATGTTATCCCAACAACAACACGAATTGTTAGCTTTTTATCAAAAGCAAGGCCAATCTGATCAACAAATTGCAACAATATTAGAACAGCGGCGTCAAAGTCGACAAGCAGATATCAATGAAATGGCCACATATGCGCAGCTATCAACAGGTTTAAGGCGGTTTATCTTGACACATTATGAAGATGTGCCAGGAGAAGTCTTGCAATTTGAGTCAAGCGATGGTGATTGGCAACCGGCAATGATTGGATTAGCGCAAACTGAAGTGAAACATCAAATAGATAAAAAAAATAGGGGTTGGCAGCTTCAAATGAATCAACTGTTTAATATAAAGTAA
- the rpsA gene encoding 30S ribosomal protein S1: protein MNEENNELLAALDAQPDVKVGDVVKGEVLAIDDARQVVVGIDGAGVEGVIPARELTADRDADVNELVKVGDVIEAVVKMPITSEKEGYSWILSKRQLEARRAWDEIASKYNEDDIVEAPVTQVVKGGLVVDVAGVRGFVPASMIENRFVQDLNQYKGQTIKAKIIEINSAESRLILSRKAVLNAERSEALKRVFEELNVGDVVEGKVARMTNFGAFIDLGGVDGLVHVSEISHERVSQPSDVLSVGEDVKVKVLGLDAEKERISLSIKATQPGPWEAAAEKAPEGTVLEGTVKRVVDFGAFVEVFPGVEGLVHVSQISHQHVDNPSDVLKAGDKVQVKVLEVNPDKQRLSLSIKALTEAPAREGGNNDGERRPRRNNNNNNGGRRNNQRESAPMNYSTSEEEGNATLGDLFNLKDFD, encoded by the coding sequence ATGAACGAAGAGAACAACGAGCTATTGGCTGCCCTAGATGCACAACCAGACGTTAAAGTTGGAGATGTTGTTAAGGGTGAAGTCTTGGCTATTGATGATGCACGTCAAGTTGTAGTTGGAATTGATGGTGCCGGTGTTGAAGGTGTCATTCCAGCCCGTGAATTAACTGCTGATCGTGACGCTGACGTCAATGAATTGGTCAAGGTTGGTGATGTTATTGAAGCAGTCGTGAAGATGCCAATTACTTCTGAAAAAGAAGGGTACTCATGGATTCTTTCAAAGCGCCAATTAGAAGCTCGTCGTGCATGGGATGAAATCGCAAGCAAGTACAATGAAGATGACATTGTTGAAGCCCCTGTTACTCAAGTTGTAAAGGGTGGTTTGGTTGTTGACGTTGCGGGTGTTCGTGGATTCGTTCCTGCCTCAATGATTGAGAATCGTTTCGTGCAAGATTTGAACCAATACAAGGGACAAACAATCAAAGCTAAGATTATTGAAATTAATTCAGCAGAATCTCGCTTGATTTTGTCACGTAAAGCTGTTTTGAATGCTGAACGTTCAGAAGCTTTGAAGCGTGTCTTCGAAGAATTGAATGTTGGTGATGTTGTTGAAGGTAAAGTTGCTCGTATGACTAACTTTGGTGCCTTTATCGACCTTGGTGGTGTTGACGGATTGGTTCACGTTTCAGAAATTTCACATGAACGTGTTTCTCAACCATCAGATGTATTGTCTGTTGGTGAAGACGTTAAGGTGAAGGTATTGGGATTAGATGCTGAAAAGGAACGTATCTCATTGTCAATTAAGGCAACGCAACCAGGACCTTGGGAAGCTGCTGCTGAAAAGGCACCTGAAGGAACTGTTCTGGAAGGAACAGTTAAGCGTGTTGTTGACTTCGGTGCATTCGTTGAAGTGTTCCCTGGCGTTGAAGGTTTGGTTCACGTATCTCAAATCTCACACCAACACGTTGACAACCCATCAGACGTTTTGAAGGCTGGAGATAAGGTTCAAGTGAAGGTACTTGAAGTTAACCCTGATAAGCAACGTTTGTCATTGTCAATTAAGGCTTTGACTGAAGCACCTGCACGTGAAGGTGGTAACAACGATGGTGAGCGTCGTCCACGTCGTAACAACAATAACAACAACGGTGGTCGTCGCAATAACCAACGCGAATCTGCCCCAATGAATTACTCAACTTCTGAAGAAGAAGGTAATGCAACTTTGGGTGATTTGTTTAATTTGAAGGATTTTGATTAA
- a CDS encoding Cof-type HAD-IIB family hydrolase, with protein MSDIKIVSIDIDGTLLNDNHEITKDVKDAIQQAIAQDVKIVITTGRPLPGVQPILDELNIKGADQYVITHNGGLMQTADGSKILFSAPLAFDEWQLINQFMREQATYIQVESQSMAYTTNHLVHPWASFENSLVNLPLRVLDDETALKHVEITKGIANAESAELDRVQALVPDSIMNAVSVIRSTANNLEFINQAASKGNALIALANELGVEMTQTMAIGDQENDLSMIEVAGTSIAMGNAIERIKAAAHFTTADNNHSGVAQALQTYVL; from the coding sequence ATGAGTGATATTAAAATTGTATCAATTGACATTGATGGTACATTATTAAATGATAACCATGAAATTACAAAAGACGTTAAGGATGCGATTCAACAAGCAATTGCACAAGATGTCAAAATTGTTATTACAACGGGACGACCATTGCCTGGTGTTCAACCAATCTTAGATGAATTAAATATTAAAGGTGCTGATCAATATGTCATCACCCATAATGGTGGCTTGATGCAAACAGCAGACGGCTCAAAAATTTTGTTTTCAGCACCGTTAGCATTTGACGAGTGGCAATTAATCAACCAATTTATGCGTGAACAAGCGACATATATTCAGGTGGAGAGTCAATCAATGGCATATACAACTAACCATCTTGTACATCCATGGGCAAGTTTTGAAAACTCGTTGGTTAACTTACCCCTTCGAGTATTGGATGATGAAACGGCATTAAAACATGTTGAAATTACAAAAGGAATCGCCAATGCTGAGTCAGCCGAATTAGACCGGGTACAGGCATTAGTGCCAGACAGTATAATGAATGCCGTATCAGTTATTCGATCGACGGCTAATAACTTAGAATTTATTAATCAAGCTGCATCAAAGGGAAATGCATTAATAGCCTTAGCAAATGAGTTAGGCGTTGAAATGACACAAACAATGGCTATTGGTGATCAAGAGAATGACTTATCGATGATTGAGGTAGCTGGAACCAGTATTGCGATGGGTAACGCGATTGAACGGATTAAAGCAGCAGCTCATTTTACAACTGCGGACAATAATCATTCTGGTGTTGCACAAGCACTTCAAACATATGTGCTTTGA
- a CDS encoding GRP family sugar transporter, translated as MHLSILIALIPALAWGATGIVTTKMGGSAGQGTLGMTFGALIFGLGTMFLYVLPMAGADFAFNPRIWLVGFISGLFWAVGTAGQFIGFKKVGVSVGNPLSTAGQIITNALMAAAVLGEWRTGKMWLFGSLAIISVVVGAILTSLPDAHGTKNMNPNYNFGAGMFAIAISTLGYMMYFVFPNLLHKIGYISNAVHAAPNDTGLYYMTSIVGPQSIGQVLGALIIVVFFLKEKDIMFQKWTWRNIVTGLVWATGNVFMFISAANPQIGQAVATTLSQMGIVVGVFGGIYILGEKKSKRQLVFAAIGAVLVVIGGVMISNLGHL; from the coding sequence ATGCATTTATCAATTTTAATTGCGCTGATTCCAGCGCTCGCATGGGGAGCTACCGGGATTGTTACAACGAAAATGGGCGGGTCTGCCGGACAGGGAACGTTAGGGATGACTTTTGGTGCTCTAATTTTTGGATTAGGCACAATGTTCTTATATGTTTTACCAATGGCGGGCGCAGATTTCGCCTTTAATCCAAGAATTTGGTTGGTTGGCTTCATCTCAGGTTTATTCTGGGCTGTGGGGACCGCTGGCCAATTTATTGGCTTTAAAAAGGTCGGTGTTTCAGTTGGGAATCCTTTGTCTACGGCTGGCCAAATCATTACGAACGCTTTAATGGCTGCAGCAGTCCTTGGCGAATGGCGTACAGGTAAGATGTGGTTATTTGGTTCATTAGCAATTATTTCAGTGGTGGTTGGGGCTATCTTAACTTCGTTGCCAGATGCGCATGGCACTAAAAATATGAATCCAAATTATAATTTTGGTGCAGGTATGTTTGCGATTGCGATTTCAACGTTAGGGTATATGATGTATTTCGTATTTCCTAATTTGTTGCATAAAATTGGTTACATTTCAAATGCAGTCCATGCAGCACCAAATGATACGGGGCTATACTATATGACATCGATTGTTGGACCACAATCGATTGGACAAGTTTTAGGTGCATTGATTATTGTTGTGTTCTTTTTGAAAGAAAAAGATATAATGTTCCAAAAATGGACTTGGCGTAACATTGTGACCGGCTTGGTTTGGGCGACAGGAAATGTCTTTATGTTTATTTCGGCCGCTAATCCACAAATTGGTCAAGCAGTCGCAACTACATTGTCACAAATGGGAATTGTCGTTGGCGTGTTTGGTGGTATTTATATTCTTGGTGAGAAAAAATCTAAGCGACAGTTGGTATTTGCCGCAATTGGTGCCGTACTCGTTGTCATTGGTGGAGTCATGATTTCAAATCTTGGTCATTTATAA
- the cmk gene encoding (d)CMP kinase codes for MNAIQIAIDGPASAGKSTIAKILANDFGYIYVDTGAMYRVVTLAALRAKIDLNDEQAVTQLLPQVDITFAPGEPVQKVFLNETEVTTDIRSSIVTANVSLISSYEAVRQAMTQLQRDIAAQGGVVMDGRDIGTTVLPNADVKIFLIASVEERAARRFTENQTKGMTDTLEEIQAAVAHRDYLDSHREISPLKKASDAVELDTTGLSIQEVVAAAKQIINQKIER; via the coding sequence ATGAACGCAATTCAAATTGCAATTGATGGACCTGCATCAGCAGGAAAATCAACAATTGCTAAAATATTGGCAAATGATTTTGGTTATATTTATGTTGATACGGGCGCCATGTATCGTGTTGTTACTTTGGCTGCTTTGCGAGCAAAAATTGATCTTAATGATGAGCAAGCAGTAACACAGTTATTGCCACAAGTTGATATTACTTTTGCACCCGGTGAACCGGTCCAAAAGGTCTTTTTAAATGAGACAGAAGTGACTACTGACATCCGATCGTCAATTGTGACCGCTAATGTGTCGCTTATTTCATCATACGAAGCCGTGCGGCAAGCAATGACTCAACTACAACGTGATATTGCTGCACAGGGTGGTGTCGTAATGGATGGTCGAGATATTGGTACAACTGTTCTACCAAATGCAGATGTCAAGATATTTTTAATTGCGTCAGTTGAAGAACGAGCGGCACGTCGTTTTACTGAAAATCAGACAAAAGGTATGACGGATACATTAGAAGAAATTCAAGCAGCAGTTGCTCATCGTGACTATTTGGATTCACATCGTGAGATTAGTCCTTTAAAAAAGGCTTCAGATGCGGTAGAATTAGATACTACAGGTCTTTCAATTCAAGAAGTTGTTGCTGCTGCAAAGCAGATAATTAATCAAAAAATTGAGCGGTGA
- a CDS encoding ECF transporter S component, whose amino-acid sequence MKTRQLTVIALLSAVAFVLMVFASFPIIPSVSFLKIDLSFVPIFIGATLLDLKSGYAILLVRSVLKLLLNNAGVNDYIGLPMNILAFALLLTIMVYYLKRTRWQLWLRISSAVVIGSILTTVLMVALNYYYAVPLYAQFANFDISKTFGVFNYLIMAVVPFNLLQGVILSGLAVIMAMPIQRALKV is encoded by the coding sequence ATGAAAACACGTCAATTGACAGTTATTGCATTATTATCGGCGGTGGCATTCGTTTTAATGGTTTTTGCATCATTCCCAATAATTCCAAGTGTATCTTTTTTAAAAATTGATTTATCCTTTGTACCTATTTTTATTGGTGCGACATTGTTGGACTTAAAAAGTGGCTACGCCATATTACTCGTTCGGTCAGTCCTAAAATTGTTATTAAATAACGCTGGTGTCAATGATTATATTGGGTTACCGATGAATATATTGGCGTTTGCATTGTTGTTGACGATTATGGTTTATTATTTAAAGCGGACGCGTTGGCAGCTTTGGTTGCGTATTAGTAGTGCGGTTGTTATTGGCTCAATATTGACGACGGTTTTGATGGTGGCGCTTAATTATTATTATGCGGTGCCGCTATATGCACAATTTGCCAATTTTGATATTAGCAAAACATTTGGTGTATTCAATTATTTAATCATGGCAGTGGTACCATTTAATTTGTTACAAGGCGTTATTTTATCAGGATTAGCAGTTATTATGGCAATGCCAATTCAACGCGCATTAAAGGTTTAA
- a CDS encoding lipoate--protein ligase, producing MRFINYLGTDAYMNIAMDSWLLYNLKPREPVFALWQNKRAVIIGQNQNTFGEINHDYIEQSDIQVVRRMSGGGAVYHDLGNVCFTFFVPVEQSGQVNFKQFVQPMYDALHSLGIDAQLSGRNDLEIDGKKVSGNAQRYAGGYLMHHGTLLWDTDVEAMVRALNVADEKFISKAVKSVRARVGNIKDYVDQSQTLDDFINALKYYLTNKGQDGEYHLSDAQLADIKRWRDERFATWDWNYGRSPTFDFENHAKFQGGSVDVQANIAHGKIQAINFTGDFLGVRDWREIEKDFLDQPFEPQTIAKILTNHQDGQYFGGITNDEMASLFTGDGND from the coding sequence ATGCGATTTATTAATTATTTGGGTACTGATGCCTATATGAATATCGCGATGGATAGTTGGTTGTTGTACAACCTGAAACCGCGTGAACCAGTTTTTGCACTCTGGCAGAATAAAAGAGCGGTGATTATTGGGCAAAATCAGAATACATTTGGTGAAATTAATCATGACTATATTGAGCAATCTGACATTCAGGTTGTGCGACGGATGTCCGGTGGCGGTGCCGTCTATCATGATTTAGGAAATGTTTGTTTCACATTTTTTGTTCCAGTTGAGCAGAGTGGTCAAGTTAACTTTAAACAGTTTGTACAGCCAATGTATGATGCATTACATTCGCTGGGAATAGATGCGCAGTTGTCTGGTCGTAATGATCTAGAAATAGATGGCAAAAAAGTATCAGGTAATGCGCAACGTTATGCAGGTGGCTACCTCATGCACCATGGCACATTGTTGTGGGATACCGATGTGGAGGCCATGGTTCGGGCATTAAATGTTGCTGATGAAAAATTTATCTCCAAAGCGGTAAAATCTGTTCGGGCTCGCGTGGGTAACATTAAAGATTATGTTGACCAGTCGCAAACACTTGATGATTTTATCAATGCTCTGAAATATTATTTGACTAATAAAGGGCAAGATGGCGAATACCATTTGAGTGATGCGCAATTAGCCGATATTAAGCGTTGGCGCGATGAACGATTCGCAACGTGGGATTGGAATTATGGTCGAAGTCCAACCTTTGATTTTGAGAATCATGCAAAATTTCAGGGCGGTAGCGTAGATGTCCAAGCGAATATTGCACATGGTAAAATCCAAGCAATCAATTTTACGGGTGATTTTTTGGGGGTTCGTGATTGGCGAGAAATTGAAAAAGATTTCTTAGACCAACCATTTGAACCACAGACGATTGCTAAAATATTAACCAATCATCAAGATGGTCAGTATTTTGGTGGGATTACTAATGATGAAATGGCATCGTTGTTTACCGGTGATGGTAATGATTAG
- a CDS encoding GNAT family N-acetyltransferase, whose amino-acid sequence MGITTYKKQMATEVQTTIQMAFAQSKYGYQGENELVFDLRQDQKNKIFELVWQQAAKVVGHVMLSEASVGQTTGLVLAPLSVLPEYQHQGIGGELLRAAEQLAADKKFAFISILGEPAYYQVFGYQTASQFNITAPMPVPDDYFMVKPLVDLAQTNGKLVYAPAFKLNA is encoded by the coding sequence ATGGGAATAACAACTTATAAAAAGCAGATGGCAACAGAGGTTCAAACAACGATCCAAATGGCATTTGCACAATCAAAATATGGGTATCAGGGTGAAAATGAGCTTGTATTTGATTTGCGGCAGGATCAAAAAAATAAAATTTTTGAATTGGTATGGCAACAAGCAGCCAAGGTCGTTGGCCATGTGATGTTGAGTGAGGCTAGTGTTGGTCAGACGACAGGTCTGGTTTTAGCACCGTTATCAGTATTGCCTGAATATCAACACCAAGGGATTGGGGGTGAATTATTGCGTGCAGCTGAACAATTGGCTGCTGATAAAAAATTTGCTTTTATCAGTATCCTAGGTGAACCAGCATACTATCAAGTATTTGGTTATCAAACAGCAAGCCAATTCAACATTACCGCACCAATGCCGGTACCTGATGATTATTTTATGGTTAAGCCTTTAGTTGACTTGGCTCAAACAAATGGCAAATTGGTTTACGCACCAGCATTCAAATTAAATGCGTAA
- the der gene encoding ribosome biogenesis GTPase Der yields the protein MAYPVVAIVGRPNVGKSTIFNRIAGDRISIVEDTPGVTRDRIYTRAEWLTQEFRLIDTGGIEMSNEPFMTEIKQQAEIAMDEADVIVFMVSGREGLTDADEQVAKILYKTNKPVVLAVNKVDNFEMRNDIFDFYALGLGEPFPISGSHGTGLGDLLDEIVKHFPEDTGATDDETIRFSFIGRPNVGKSSLVNALLGENRVIVSDIAGTTRDAIDTKFTTAEGDEFTMVDTAGIRKRGKVYENTEKYSVMRAMRAIDDSNVVLMVLNAEEGIREQDKHVAGYAHEAGRAVIIVVNKWDTLEKDDHTMSAFEEMIRTEFQYLAYAPIIFVSALTKQRLNKLPAIIKQVNENHQRRIQSSTLNEVIMDALALNPAPNRNGKRLRVYYATQVSIQPPTFVVFVNEPELMHFSYERFLENQIRKAFDFTGTPVHLIKRART from the coding sequence ATGGCCTATCCAGTGGTAGCCATTGTCGGACGTCCGAACGTTGGGAAGTCGACAATTTTTAATCGTATTGCAGGTGATCGTATTTCGATTGTTGAAGATACACCCGGTGTGACGCGTGATCGGATTTATACGCGTGCTGAGTGGCTGACTCAAGAATTCCGTCTAATTGATACTGGTGGAATTGAAATGAGTAATGAGCCATTTATGACTGAAATCAAGCAACAAGCTGAAATTGCGATGGATGAAGCGGATGTCATTGTTTTTATGGTTTCTGGTCGTGAAGGGCTGACTGATGCTGACGAACAAGTCGCAAAAATATTGTATAAAACAAATAAACCGGTGGTACTTGCGGTTAATAAAGTTGATAATTTTGAGATGCGCAACGACATTTTTGATTTCTACGCCCTCGGACTGGGAGAACCTTTCCCAATTTCTGGGTCGCACGGTACAGGGTTAGGTGACTTATTAGATGAAATCGTTAAGCACTTTCCAGAAGATACGGGTGCAACTGATGATGAAACGATTCGTTTTTCATTTATCGGACGGCCCAATGTTGGTAAGTCATCATTGGTGAACGCCTTACTTGGTGAAAATCGCGTGATTGTTTCAGATATTGCGGGTACAACGCGAGATGCAATTGACACGAAGTTTACAACGGCTGAAGGCGATGAATTTACAATGGTGGATACAGCCGGTATTCGGAAACGTGGTAAGGTGTATGAGAATACAGAGAAGTATTCGGTTATGCGTGCCATGCGTGCGATTGATGACTCAAATGTTGTTTTGATGGTCTTAAATGCTGAAGAAGGTATCCGAGAACAAGATAAACACGTCGCAGGTTATGCGCATGAGGCAGGGCGGGCAGTCATTATTGTTGTCAATAAATGGGACACACTTGAAAAAGATGATCATACGATGAGCGCTTTTGAAGAGATGATTCGAACTGAATTCCAATATTTAGCTTATGCCCCAATTATTTTTGTCTCAGCTTTGACAAAACAACGGTTGAACAAATTGCCTGCCATCATCAAACAGGTTAACGAAAACCATCAACGTCGCATTCAATCATCAACGCTAAATGAAGTGATTATGGATGCACTTGCGTTGAATCCGGCGCCTAATCGAAATGGTAAACGGCTACGTGTGTATTATGCGACGCAGGTTTCAATTCAACCACCGACCTTTGTTGTGTTTGTCAATGAACCTGAGTTAATGCATTTCTCATATGAGCGTTTCCTTGAAAACCAGATTCGAAAGGCATTTGATTTTACAGGCACACCAGTACACTTGATTAAACGTGCACGGACGTAA